In Haloarcula sp. H-GB4, a single genomic region encodes these proteins:
- a CDS encoding bacterio-opsin activator domain-containing protein produces the protein MDGESDRIGERGYEQLRRAAETHRSDLVLRLGAEVGLRPAEMTAVRLADIVEFEGYRLLAVREDGEVVRETYLPDSVEHDMRKYTNSAGMDDDEPLFSVSPRRLQMLVNEVADRAAETTPHLKEVSSRDLRWRFAASLLDDGVPPDIVCALGGWDRLDRLDPLLDEPDRETIVAAVDGSGGQASASEPQRTVGWITAVSETLAAAATDEAIATTVCDHLTETAGFEFAWLAERTGDGLTPRATTEVSESTVEQQVDEHTESVTAPLDVGEVRVVDDSAGPVALVPLVRENAVSGVIGVGANEGLTDAERAVLSALGVQIGHAQVAAERKRLLLADTVTELEFHCGDERTFTVGVSEALQCTVELSGVVPVAGQSLLYYLMVEGASADAILSYADDDDGVADARLLEQHSDGVLLEVVVTDTPALQLVESGGRIRSVTATDGVATIAVELPGEADIRPTVNAVTDAYRETSLAAKRETERPAETDTGFRDRLTDTLSDRQETVLQAAYHSGYFEWPRGSTAEELADSLDVSSPTLHNHLRKAQQKVLTAFFDDRPTEPRQPVDN, from the coding sequence ATGGACGGCGAATCGGACCGCATCGGTGAGCGAGGGTACGAACAGCTCCGGCGCGCAGCCGAGACACACCGATCCGACCTCGTGCTCCGGCTCGGTGCGGAGGTCGGACTCCGCCCGGCGGAGATGACCGCCGTACGGTTGGCCGATATCGTCGAGTTCGAGGGATATCGCCTGCTGGCTGTTCGGGAGGACGGGGAAGTAGTCCGCGAGACGTACCTCCCGGATTCGGTCGAACACGACATGCGGAAGTACACGAATTCGGCCGGAATGGACGACGACGAGCCGCTGTTTTCCGTCTCCCCACGTCGGCTCCAGATGCTGGTCAATGAGGTAGCCGACCGAGCCGCTGAGACGACACCACACCTGAAGGAGGTTTCATCACGCGACCTCCGATGGCGGTTCGCGGCGAGCCTGCTGGACGATGGCGTTCCGCCGGACATCGTCTGTGCGCTCGGCGGCTGGGACCGACTCGACCGGCTGGACCCGCTGCTCGACGAACCAGACCGCGAAACCATCGTCGCGGCCGTCGACGGGTCCGGCGGGCAGGCGTCCGCAAGCGAGCCGCAACGAACCGTTGGCTGGATTACGGCGGTCAGCGAGACGCTTGCGGCCGCTGCAACTGATGAAGCGATTGCGACAACGGTCTGTGACCACCTGACCGAGACGGCGGGCTTCGAGTTCGCCTGGCTCGCCGAGCGTACCGGCGATGGATTGACACCGCGCGCCACGACAGAGGTCTCGGAGTCGACCGTCGAGCAGCAGGTCGATGAGCATACCGAGTCAGTCACCGCCCCGCTCGACGTGGGCGAGGTTCGTGTCGTCGACGACAGCGCCGGACCGGTCGCGCTGGTCCCGCTAGTCAGGGAAAACGCGGTCTCCGGTGTCATCGGGGTCGGAGCCAACGAGGGGCTTACCGACGCGGAACGCGCCGTACTGTCCGCGCTCGGGGTCCAGATCGGCCACGCACAGGTCGCCGCCGAACGCAAGCGCCTCCTGCTTGCCGACACGGTGACCGAGCTGGAGTTCCACTGTGGGGACGAGCGAACCTTCACCGTCGGGGTCTCCGAAGCGTTACAGTGTACGGTCGAACTGTCCGGCGTCGTCCCTGTTGCGGGCCAGTCACTGCTGTATTATCTGATGGTCGAAGGCGCTTCGGCTGACGCGATACTCTCGTATGCGGACGACGATGACGGCGTGGCCGACGCCAGACTCCTCGAACAGCACAGCGACGGCGTGTTACTGGAAGTTGTCGTCACCGATACGCCAGCACTACAGTTGGTCGAAAGCGGCGGGCGCATCCGGTCTGTGACAGCCACTGACGGTGTCGCGACTATCGCAGTCGAGCTCCCCGGTGAGGCCGATATCAGACCAACAGTCAACGCCGTCACCGACGCCTACAGGGAGACATCGTTAGCAGCGAAGCGAGAGACGGAACGGCCGGCCGAGACGGACACTGGATTCCGCGACCGACTGACCGACACCCTCTCAGACCGGCAAGAGACCGTTCTTCAGGCGGCCTACCACAGCGGCTATTTCGAGTGGCCTCGGGGCTCGACCGCTGAGGAGCTAGCGGACTCGCTGGACGTCTCGTCGCCGACGTTGCATAATCACCTCAGGAAGGCACAGCAGAAGGTCCTGACCGCGTTTTTCGACGACCGTCCGACCGAACCGCGACAGCCGGTCGACAACTGA
- the acs gene encoding acetate--CoA ligase, whose product MTRGDEPGRDQSQTGHETVEPPNWFVEQANVTDPAVYDRFEQEWPDCWREAAELLDWEESFETVLRGADGPPFEWFPGGRLNAAYNCLDRHLPERKNQLALVWEGHLGESRTYTYLELYREVNAFAAALRDRGVGPDDVVTLYLPMVPELPVAMLACARLGVPHNVVFAGFSADALATRMERAESEHLVTCDGYYRRGSAVAQKNKADNARIAVDHDVSVVVLDRLGRDVHLGDDYDDYHDLLAAHEGAEVEPVSRAANDPLFRIYTSGTTGEPKAVTHTTGGYLAHVAWTAQSVLDIKPEDTYWCSADIGWITGHSYIVYGPLALGTTTVLYNGTADHPKKDRLWELIEKYAVDVFYTAPTAVRAFIKWGEEYPDKHDLSSLRLLGTVGEPMDARAWEWYREHIGGGECPVVDTWWQTETGAILVSTLPGVDEMKPGAAGTPLPGIEASVVDRSGAGAEPDTAGELVVTRPWPGMPRALLDGTGWGSAPDSAEEWRYYPEDSVSIDTDGYITFLGRIDDAINVAGRRFSTKELESTVAGVTGVAEAAVVGADDETTGTAVYAFASPEDGYAEDELRATIEDAIVNAIGGIARPKEIVFTPDLPKTRSGKVMRRLLAAVANDENLGDTSALRNPEILGEIQSTTRRE is encoded by the coding sequence ATGACACGGGGAGACGAACCGGGTCGGGACCAGTCCCAGACGGGGCACGAGACAGTCGAACCACCGAACTGGTTCGTCGAACAGGCGAACGTGACGGACCCGGCTGTCTACGACCGCTTCGAGCAGGAGTGGCCCGATTGCTGGCGCGAGGCCGCCGAGTTGCTTGACTGGGAAGAATCGTTCGAGACAGTACTCCGAGGAGCGGACGGGCCACCGTTCGAATGGTTCCCCGGCGGCCGATTAAACGCCGCATACAACTGTCTTGACCGGCACCTCCCCGAACGGAAAAACCAACTGGCACTGGTCTGGGAGGGACATCTGGGCGAGTCCCGCACCTACACCTACCTCGAACTGTATCGGGAGGTCAACGCCTTCGCTGCGGCACTGCGGGACCGCGGCGTCGGCCCGGACGACGTGGTGACGCTGTACCTGCCGATGGTACCCGAACTCCCGGTCGCGATGCTGGCCTGCGCACGCCTTGGCGTGCCACACAACGTCGTTTTCGCCGGGTTCTCCGCGGACGCGCTGGCAACGCGCATGGAGCGGGCCGAGTCGGAGCACCTCGTCACCTGCGACGGCTACTACCGCCGCGGGAGCGCCGTCGCACAGAAGAACAAGGCCGACAACGCGCGCATCGCCGTCGACCACGACGTGTCGGTCGTCGTGCTGGACCGACTGGGCCGTGACGTGCACTTAGGCGACGACTACGACGACTATCACGACCTGCTGGCGGCCCACGAGGGCGCGGAAGTCGAACCGGTTTCGCGGGCGGCCAACGACCCGCTCTTTCGCATCTACACCTCAGGGACGACTGGCGAGCCCAAAGCGGTCACACACACGACCGGTGGCTATCTCGCACACGTCGCCTGGACCGCCCAGTCAGTTCTCGACATCAAGCCCGAGGACACCTACTGGTGCTCGGCCGACATCGGCTGGATTACCGGCCACTCCTACATCGTCTACGGCCCGCTCGCGCTCGGGACGACAACAGTTCTTTACAACGGCACGGCGGACCACCCAAAGAAGGACCGCCTGTGGGAGCTCATCGAGAAGTACGCCGTCGACGTGTTCTACACTGCGCCGACGGCCGTCCGAGCGTTTATCAAGTGGGGCGAGGAGTACCCTGACAAGCATGACCTCTCCAGCCTGCGCCTGCTGGGCACGGTCGGCGAGCCGATGGACGCTCGCGCCTGGGAGTGGTATCGCGAACATATCGGCGGTGGCGAGTGCCCAGTCGTGGACACCTGGTGGCAGACCGAGACGGGCGCGATACTCGTATCGACCCTGCCTGGCGTCGACGAAATGAAACCGGGAGCCGCTGGAACCCCACTACCGGGAATCGAGGCGTCCGTCGTCGACCGCTCTGGCGCGGGAGCCGAGCCAGACACAGCCGGCGAACTCGTCGTGACACGACCCTGGCCGGGGATGCCGCGGGCGCTGCTCGACGGGACGGGCTGGGGTAGCGCCCCGGACAGTGCTGAGGAGTGGCGGTACTACCCCGAAGACAGCGTCTCGATCGACACTGACGGCTACATTACGTTCCTCGGTCGGATCGACGACGCGATCAACGTCGCTGGACGGCGGTTCAGTACCAAGGAACTGGAGTCGACGGTTGCCGGCGTTACCGGCGTCGCAGAAGCCGCCGTCGTCGGTGCCGACGACGAGACGACCGGAACGGCGGTGTACGCGTTCGCCTCCCCGGAGGACGGCTACGCAGAGGATGAACTCCGGGCAACCATCGAAGACGCGATCGTCAACGCGATCGGCGGTATCGCTCGCCCCAAGGAAATCGTGTTCACGCCCGACCTCCCAAAGACACGCTCGGGCAAGGTTATGCGCCGCCTGCTAGCCGCAGTGGCGAACGACGAGAATCTGGGCGATACCAGCGCGCTGCGGAACCCTGAAATTCTCGGCGAAATTCAGTCGACGACGAGAAGAGAGTGA
- a CDS encoding CheF family chemotaxis protein → MSDTEKKIADTKGQFLLAVSQGQRLTDAEWRNCRIVLTTERVALLGDDKRQISLTDIDRIADRFDVNQQSAGVSDYVALYVGEDVILVSASDHGTFETDFYRASLDGAIVLVQHPALKGGVVQSAEWTKGRLKVTDEALKLAMADGQAVVIDRADIGDLAVEEKQVSGEERTVIQVEHSEEDISVETHLAGEEFHATVLRTMLEESAEQNQADLDLSSTEKRVIMALHSGVSPFDIPNFVGIDVEKTEEIFDRLIELDVISVLRERTEVNLTTKGRRVAGERMGEQ, encoded by the coding sequence ATGAGCGACACCGAAAAGAAGATCGCCGATACGAAGGGGCAGTTCCTTCTGGCGGTCTCACAGGGCCAGCGGCTGACTGACGCCGAGTGGCGAAACTGTCGCATCGTCCTCACCACCGAGCGGGTCGCCCTGCTGGGCGATGATAAGCGACAAATTTCACTGACTGATATCGATCGTATTGCCGACCGGTTCGACGTGAACCAGCAGAGTGCTGGTGTCTCCGACTACGTCGCGCTCTACGTCGGCGAGGACGTTATCCTCGTATCGGCGTCAGACCACGGAACGTTCGAAACCGATTTTTACCGGGCGAGTCTCGACGGCGCAATCGTGCTGGTGCAACACCCGGCACTGAAGGGTGGTGTTGTCCAGTCCGCCGAATGGACGAAAGGCCGACTCAAAGTGACCGACGAGGCGCTGAAACTCGCCATGGCCGACGGGCAGGCCGTTGTCATCGACCGCGCCGACATCGGCGACCTTGCTGTTGAAGAGAAACAGGTCAGCGGCGAGGAGCGGACGGTCATTCAGGTCGAGCACAGCGAGGAGGATATCAGCGTCGAAACACACCTTGCGGGCGAAGAGTTTCACGCAACTGTCCTCCGGACGATGCTCGAAGAGAGCGCCGAACAGAATCAGGCTGATCTTGACCTGAGTTCTACGGAGAAACGGGTCATCATGGCGCTGCACTCCGGCGTGTCGCCGTTCGATATCCCCAACTTTGTCGGCATCGACGTCGAGAAAACCGAGGAGATCTTCGACCGACTGATCGAACTCGACGTGATAAGTGTGCTCCGGGAGCGGACCGAAGTGAATCTGACGACGAAGGGCCGTCGGGTCGCTGGCGAGCGGATGGGCGAGCAGTAG
- the glmU gene encoding bifunctional sugar-1-phosphate nucleotidylyltransferase/acetyltransferase has protein sequence MHIDTAVVLAAGEGTRLRPLTRNRPKPMLPAANRPILEHVFDALVEAGIEKLVVVVGYKRDRVQDHFGPTYRGVPISYVSQTKQLGSGHALLQARSVVDGPVLVMNGDRLVDAATIEAVNTSYAETGHTSIAVIERQDTSRYGAVEVQDGDIVDIVEKPQHDEFRLINGGVYAFNGDIFEAIDETTRHAGELALTDTIELLLESDRVQAVEIDGMWVDATYPWDLLTVAREVLARGRVVESARDEQVWVDNSARVHDEATLQSPVVIGPDCEIGPDAVIGPNVALGRNSTIGANSVIQHTVLDADTRVDPSSTLIDTVTGQDVNLGVNTVVPGGPADVQVGMEVFEDQRLGAVIADRATALGDVSFVSGSLVGPNARLATGVTVDGTVREGAEVVR, from the coding sequence ATGCACATCGATACGGCTGTAGTCCTCGCTGCGGGTGAAGGGACTCGCCTCCGGCCGTTGACGCGAAACCGGCCAAAACCTATGTTGCCGGCCGCGAACCGTCCGATCCTTGAACACGTCTTCGATGCGCTGGTCGAGGCAGGCATCGAGAAACTGGTCGTCGTCGTCGGCTACAAGCGCGACCGCGTTCAGGACCACTTCGGGCCGACGTATCGTGGCGTGCCCATTTCCTACGTGAGCCAGACGAAACAGCTCGGCAGCGGGCACGCACTTCTTCAGGCACGGAGCGTCGTCGACGGCCCTGTTCTGGTGATGAACGGTGACCGTCTCGTCGACGCAGCCACTATCGAGGCGGTAAATACCTCCTACGCGGAGACTGGGCACACGAGTATCGCCGTCATCGAACGACAGGATACCAGTCGATACGGAGCTGTCGAGGTACAGGACGGTGATATCGTTGACATTGTCGAAAAGCCACAACACGACGAATTCAGGCTCATCAATGGCGGCGTGTACGCCTTCAACGGCGACATTTTCGAGGCTATCGATGAAACGACCCGTCATGCCGGCGAGTTGGCACTGACCGACACTATCGAACTCCTGCTTGAATCTGACCGCGTCCAGGCGGTCGAGATCGACGGGATGTGGGTTGACGCAACTTACCCGTGGGACCTGCTGACTGTCGCCCGCGAGGTGCTAGCGCGAGGTCGAGTCGTCGAATCGGCCCGAGACGAACAGGTCTGGGTCGACAACTCCGCACGCGTCCACGACGAGGCGACCCTCCAGTCGCCGGTCGTCATTGGCCCGGACTGCGAGATTGGCCCGGACGCCGTCATCGGTCCAAACGTCGCGCTGGGCCGTAATTCCACTATCGGAGCCAACAGCGTCATCCAGCACACCGTCCTCGATGCGGACACGCGTGTCGACCCGAGTTCAACCCTCATCGACACTGTCACCGGCCAGGACGTGAATCTGGGCGTCAACACCGTCGTTCCTGGTGGGCCGGCCGATGTTCAGGTCGGCATGGAGGTGTTCGAGGACCAGCGGCTCGGTGCCGTCATCGCCGACCGTGCCACTGCGCTTGGTGACGTGAGCTTCGTCTCCGGGTCGCTCGTGGGTCCAAATGCCCGGCTCGCCACCGGCGTGACAGTCGATGGAACCGTCCGCGAAGGCGCGGAGGTGGTCCGCTGA
- the glmS gene encoding glutamine--fructose-6-phosphate transaminase (isomerizing) yields MCGIIGCVGRGDETLDTLVHGLSKLEYRGYDSAGVALANNHIDLCKHSGKIADLREALSERTLSGSVGIGHTRWSTHGPPTDENAHPHQDCTGDVAVVHNGIIENYQSLRDELVSAGHTFTSDTDTEVVPHLIEDALEAGADPEGAVRETVDRLEGSYAVAVVVAGCDSVFAARNDSPLVLGIDDDATYLASDVPAFRDFTDKVVYLADGEFARLNGAGWTVTDTDGTVVEKDIDTVQWDPEETGKSGYDHFMLKEIHEQPRALRQCLRGRVDELAGTVDIGDLGDLSPTGVQFVACGTSYHAALHGAQLFREAGIPAQAFLASEYATGTPPIGDALVVGVTQSGETADTLSALRAARRRGARTLAVTNVVGSTAARECDHALYIRAGPEIGVAATKTFASQLAALNLLALGTSTTGDARQVISALRDLPGHVQEVLDESAAREVAELYQNANAYFFIGRGYQNPVALEGALKMKEITYKHAEGFAAGELKHGPLALVTENTPVFAIVTGDDERARKTIGNVKEVEARDAPVVAITDGQSDVERYADHVLQIPETHPRAAAVLANTHLQLVSYHTAALLGRNIDKPRNLAKSVTVE; encoded by the coding sequence ATGTGTGGGATTATCGGCTGTGTTGGCCGCGGCGACGAAACGCTCGACACGCTTGTCCACGGCCTCTCGAAACTGGAGTATCGCGGGTACGACTCCGCCGGCGTCGCGCTTGCGAACAATCATATCGACCTGTGCAAACACTCCGGGAAAATTGCTGACTTGCGTGAGGCCCTCTCTGAACGGACGCTCTCAGGGTCGGTCGGTATCGGCCACACCCGCTGGAGCACGCACGGCCCGCCGACCGACGAGAATGCTCACCCGCATCAGGACTGCACCGGCGATGTCGCAGTCGTCCACAACGGGATCATCGAGAACTACCAGTCCCTGCGAGACGAACTCGTCAGCGCTGGACACACGTTCACGTCTGACACCGATACCGAGGTCGTCCCCCATCTCATCGAGGACGCGCTAGAGGCGGGGGCTGACCCTGAAGGCGCTGTCAGAGAGACGGTCGACCGACTTGAGGGAAGCTACGCCGTCGCCGTCGTCGTTGCCGGCTGTGACTCGGTATTTGCCGCACGAAACGACTCGCCGCTCGTGCTAGGCATCGACGACGACGCGACGTATCTGGCCAGTGATGTGCCCGCCTTCCGGGACTTCACTGACAAAGTCGTCTACCTCGCTGACGGCGAATTCGCCCGACTCAACGGTGCCGGATGGACCGTCACTGACACCGACGGCACTGTCGTTGAGAAGGACATCGACACCGTCCAGTGGGATCCCGAGGAGACCGGCAAGAGCGGCTACGACCACTTCATGCTCAAAGAGATTCACGAGCAACCCCGAGCGCTCCGGCAGTGTCTGCGGGGCCGGGTCGACGAACTCGCCGGAACGGTCGATATCGGCGACCTCGGCGACCTCTCCCCGACTGGCGTCCAGTTCGTTGCCTGCGGGACCTCCTACCATGCAGCCCTGCACGGCGCACAGCTGTTTCGTGAAGCGGGCATCCCCGCCCAGGCGTTCCTCGCCAGCGAATACGCCACAGGTACGCCACCCATTGGCGACGCGCTCGTCGTTGGCGTCACGCAGAGCGGCGAAACCGCGGACACGCTTTCGGCACTTCGGGCCGCCCGCCGTCGCGGCGCGCGCACGCTGGCCGTGACCAACGTCGTCGGCTCCACTGCGGCCCGCGAGTGCGACCACGCGCTGTACATCCGCGCCGGACCGGAAATCGGCGTCGCCGCGACCAAGACCTTCGCCTCCCAGCTAGCCGCACTGAATCTGCTCGCCCTCGGGACGTCGACAACCGGCGACGCCCGGCAGGTAATCAGCGCGCTCCGTGACCTCCCTGGCCACGTCCAAGAGGTTCTTGACGAATCTGCCGCCCGGGAAGTCGCTGAGTTGTATCAGAACGCCAACGCCTACTTCTTCATCGGCCGTGGCTACCAGAATCCTGTGGCACTTGAGGGCGCACTGAAGATGAAGGAAATCACCTACAAGCACGCTGAGGGCTTCGCTGCCGGTGAGCTAAAACACGGCCCACTGGCCCTGGTGACCGAGAACACGCCCGTATTCGCTATCGTAACTGGCGACGACGAGCGCGCCCGCAAGACGATCGGAAACGTCAAAGAGGTTGAAGCGCGCGATGCCCCAGTGGTCGCGATTACCGACGGACAGAGCGACGTTGAACGGTACGCTGACCACGTGCTCCAGATTCCGGAGACACATCCGAGGGCCGCTGCAGTGCTTGCAAACACGCACCTGCAACTGGTGTCGTATCACACGGCTGCGTTGCTGGGGCGAAACATCGATAAACCACGCAACCTGGCGAAAAGTGTGACTGTGGAGTAA
- a CDS encoding sugar transferase, whose product MDSGWRYRVASVAGVVVLTAVAVALVNNATIQSIATTIPILSRLPTDPPKGPEFTIELLVTTAVVVSVFLPLYKPRPRRILDAVALAQKRVLVAALVLATIGYFDYSYKLPRLTVVLVTPLLLVALPAWFVWIRERPSSNGERTIVVGDNLRVIEEVASEVDGTLLGYLCPTSVMTTVERTEAIADGGTNPGGLERLGGLSRIEDVLVEYDIDTVVLAFEHADRAEFFGALDACYEYGVNAKVHREHTDSVLTASSGVGTLVDVEIEPWDIQDYILKRAFDIAFASAGLIVLSPVIIGIVVAIKLEDGGTILYRQDRTAVFGETFSIYKFRSMIENAEGETGAKISDEDAGGVDPRVTSVGRVLRQTHLDEIPQLWSILRGDMSVVGPRPERPELDSDIQTGVVDWQKRWFVKPGLTGPAQVNHVTGKEPGEKLRYDLEYVRDQSFSYDMKLVSRQVWSVIIDVITAHRNH is encoded by the coding sequence ATGGATAGTGGCTGGCGGTATCGAGTCGCAAGTGTAGCCGGCGTTGTCGTGCTGACAGCGGTCGCCGTCGCACTTGTCAACAACGCTACCATCCAGTCGATAGCGACAACCATCCCGATACTCAGTCGGTTGCCGACCGATCCTCCAAAGGGACCGGAGTTCACGATCGAACTCCTAGTCACGACCGCAGTCGTCGTCAGCGTGTTCCTCCCGCTGTACAAACCCCGTCCACGGAGAATTCTCGATGCTGTAGCGCTGGCCCAGAAGCGGGTGCTCGTGGCAGCTCTCGTTCTGGCGACAATCGGCTACTTCGACTATTCATACAAACTGCCGCGCTTGACTGTCGTGTTAGTGACCCCGTTGTTACTGGTCGCACTGCCCGCGTGGTTTGTGTGGATTCGAGAGCGGCCATCATCAAACGGCGAGCGAACCATCGTCGTCGGCGATAACCTCCGAGTGATAGAGGAAGTAGCAAGCGAGGTCGACGGGACGCTCCTGGGATATCTCTGTCCGACGAGTGTTATGACGACAGTCGAACGGACCGAAGCCATCGCTGACGGCGGAACTAACCCCGGTGGATTGGAACGGTTGGGTGGTCTCTCGCGAATCGAGGATGTACTCGTCGAGTATGATATCGATACGGTCGTGCTAGCGTTTGAACACGCCGACCGGGCGGAGTTCTTCGGCGCGCTCGACGCCTGCTACGAGTATGGTGTCAACGCAAAAGTCCACCGAGAACACACAGACTCTGTACTGACCGCCAGCAGTGGGGTCGGAACGCTAGTCGACGTGGAAATCGAGCCCTGGGACATACAGGACTACATTCTCAAGCGCGCATTCGATATTGCGTTTGCATCGGCCGGGCTGATTGTACTATCGCCGGTGATTATTGGGATTGTAGTAGCGATAAAGCTAGAGGACGGCGGCACAATACTGTACCGACAAGACCGAACAGCGGTGTTCGGCGAGACCTTCTCGATCTACAAGTTCCGGTCGATGATCGAGAACGCGGAAGGCGAAACCGGCGCGAAGATCAGCGACGAAGATGCAGGTGGGGTTGATCCACGCGTAACATCGGTTGGGCGAGTGCTGCGACAGACGCATCTGGATGAAATTCCACAGCTCTGGTCGATACTGCGGGGCGATATGAGTGTCGTCGGCCCACGGCCCGAACGACCAGAACTGGACTCGGATATCCAGACCGGCGTCGTTGACTGGCAGAAACGATGGTTCGTCAAACCGGGTCTGACCGGGCCTGCCCAAGTTAATCATGTGACTGGAAAGGAGCCGGGCGAAAAGCTGCGATACGACCTAGAGTATGTGCGCGATCAGTCGTTTAGCTATGATATGAAACTCGTTTCGAGACAGGTCTGGAGCGTTATTATTGATGTGATAACGGCACACAGGAACCATTGA
- the aglF gene encoding UTP--glucose-1-phosphate uridylyltransferase AglF → MKAVVLAAGEGTRLRPLTEDKPKGMVEVAGKPILTHCFEQLIELGADELLVVVGYKKQAIINHYEDEFDGVPITYTHQREQNGLAHALLTVEEHVDDDFMLMLGDNIFEANLQDVVNRQAEERADAAFLVEEVPWEEAGRYGVCDTNKYGEITEVVEKPEEPPSNLVMTGFYTFTPAIFHACHLVQPSNRGEYEISDAIDLLLHSGRTIDAIRMDGWRNDIGYPEDRDQAEKRLQGEIDPEIAAENIAASE, encoded by the coding sequence ATGAAAGCTGTCGTACTCGCCGCTGGTGAGGGTACCCGTCTCCGCCCGCTGACTGAAGACAAGCCGAAGGGGATGGTAGAGGTCGCAGGGAAACCGATTCTGACCCACTGCTTCGAGCAACTGATCGAACTGGGTGCTGACGAACTGCTGGTAGTTGTCGGCTACAAGAAGCAGGCCATCATTAATCACTACGAGGACGAGTTCGATGGCGTCCCGATTACCTACACCCACCAACGCGAACAGAACGGCCTTGCCCACGCACTCCTGACCGTCGAGGAGCATGTCGACGACGACTTCATGCTGATGCTCGGCGACAATATCTTCGAAGCGAACCTCCAAGACGTCGTCAACCGTCAGGCCGAAGAACGCGCCGACGCCGCCTTCCTCGTCGAGGAAGTGCCCTGGGAGGAGGCCGGGCGGTACGGTGTCTGTGATACCAACAAGTACGGCGAGATCACCGAAGTCGTCGAGAAACCGGAAGAGCCGCCGTCGAACCTAGTGATGACCGGGTTCTACACGTTCACGCCGGCTATCTTCCACGCCTGCCATCTGGTGCAACCCTCCAATCGCGGCGAGTACGAGATCAGTGATGCGATTGACCTCCTGTTACACTCCGGGCGAACGATCGACGCGATCCGCATGGACGGCTGGCGGAACGATATCGGCTATCCCGAGGACCGCGATCAGGCCGAGAAGCGGCTACAGGGCGAGATTGATCCGGAGATAGCCGCCGAAAACATCGCTGCGAGCGAGTGA